The genomic region ccctcaagaggctctgattggttagctaaCATAATGTGTGGTGATTCGCGGATAGGCTCCACATCACCAGAAAGTGGCGTGCCTTTACTAGCACGCACTTTGCCTCTGCTGTATAAATACTGTTAGTCAGTGTATCCGTGTCAgtgtgagcctgaatcagacagaaaatgaaaatggAAAGCAGCCGcacagagagacactgcagctctggtgaagattgtgggtgtttacagcagtttgactgataaatatgaatttgtagctaaattgttagcggtgccaaaccgcatttcctgttgtttacattcttgtttacgtccttgctacaatataccattaacgctagaaactatgcatctaatagatcaattttaacaaataaaaatgcttacaggttgtggctcacaatccacagcttctgcttgttggagctgctccttttttggaggagtttttagccaaatccagcactgagcTGGGAGAGaatctggaagctgtcctttgtcaaatgctatatcttttttttttaattctatggaacataattaaaattaaattgtaagcacttctctctttgagtcatgtcctttggaagtctaaacacagaaacagaagaagctctgtggaaatagcaactttctctgctataacattacagctcctctggccacgccccttcactgcacGCGATGTTTGCGCATAGTGAACGCGTGTAACCTGAAGTGTTTGGAATCTCACTAACCCggattaatttttttgtattcccaaacttcgttcgctgtaggctttgctaagctaactctgtaaaagccaacgtCTCCCTTTGCAATGatctttgagcgtattacattcagagatgttgtttatgttcacacagctacattacacatcaactaaagttttaaatatgatattgtagtagaccacccctttaagacaaCACAATGCAAATGTTTTCAATTCCTTGGAGAAAAATACTGCAAACAAATCTTcagaatttaaagggacagttcaagcCTAATCAAAATCCTGTCATTATTTACCTACCCTCATGCTGTTACAAACCTTAAAAGAAAGAtgaattgtcaatatgaagatgagtaattgatgacaggattgttgggtgaactatcttatCACTATTGGCTATTTTTGACTATATTGGCTAtttataaataacaatttaaCTACTGGCAAGTTGGCATGCTAAACTTGTTTTTTTCAGCAATGCTATGTTGATACAGTATTTATTCTGACAATTTAACCAGATAAAGTAAATGTATCttttataaatttgttttaaaatatttactcttATATTACACACTGTTAATTGaacaaacaacagaaaatatGAATGCCATGCAACTTTTACATGTATTATCTGTGCATGAGGCTACTATTACAAAATCAGAAGCAGATTAACCTTAAGTTTGAAGTTCTCCAGGATCTGCCGGAGGAGGAAAGGGTTAAATCGCTCTGCAGCATTGAGGAAGGCCTGGATCCAGTCATCGCAGAATTTGTTACTGACTGCAGAGGTGAAAACACCAACACAACATTATCAAAAAATAGACACATTTATGAATGCAGAGTGACTAGATTTATTAACGATGCTGATGACGACACTGACCTTCATTGATTAGTGTTGGAGGACTGGTTGAGCAGTTAATGATCAAGTTAGTGTGAGAATCCTCTGAAATGGCCTTGCAGAGAGAGGCTGTAGTGGTGTCTTCCTGGACTAAACCCTGCAAGCTTGCTGCTTTGATAAATCTAATCAAGACAATGGATCAAGTTGCAAAAATACCAGTGCATATCCGAGAGAGTaccacttttaatatttttttaaactgtccttaaagaaaatcaaatatgcaaccattgatttgatttgattttattgactatgatgtattgtactgtaagtgatattgtactttttttatattgttaaacttGTTACAACTTTCTGCCTAGGGACTACAGATgaaaattagctttatagctaactctggcacatcATGTCATGCTGTACACTGTccctgtttaaataaattttaaaatgccTAAAAGTATTTAACACTAAAATTAtgagtaaactatttatttaactatctATATTTTAGTTCACTTACCTTGCTGTATCTGCTTTTGTCCTCTCATCTGCTCCTATGACCTCTACAAGCTTGTGACTCAAAGCCTGAAAAGAAGTTACTGGTGTGTTACACCTATTAACCTTTTGATTTAATGCAAACTGTACAGTATTTTCTGCAATATAAAGCCATTTTTAAGTGAATTATACAACTCAACTTCAAAGTAGGTGGGAATGTAAACATATCACTATAGTTTTGCCACTTCTACATGCCGTGACATCATTCTGGGTCatttttttaaaccctcagattccggattttcaaatagttgtctAATTGTCTAATCAAAACAatctatttattcagctttcagaatATGTCTCAATTTCAAATATTGGACCTATATGACTATATGACATTTAAAAGGATCCTACAGTAACTGTTGCTGACTACTGATTTAAATCTGTCTCTTGTCACAAGTTTAGAAACACAGATTTTCTGTCCAATCAGTGATCTGCAATGCCATtagcataatttaataataatatactgtgTACTGTACACAGTGGAAAAATCCCCCGAAACAGTAATGACTCGTGCCGTGCAGTGGAAAAGCGGTATAAATCGTATTTGTTATCATTTGAAATGTGGTGCGGCTTTTATTTGAAGGTTACTTATATAAAGCCTACccacgttttaggaacaacaaaaaataacttgacttctagttgatcatttggtatcagaagtggcttgtatgaaaggcaaaggcctgtagattacacttactttaccaaaataaaatattatcatgccttgatttttaattatttaattaggacagtaaggtctaactttgcttagacaaaagtcttgtcacttaacagaaataatgtacagtatagattataaagtcatggtgcagtggaaaaagaagtaatattgtgtatgactctcataaGCTTGGATGACTGGATCCATACATCTGTGCAATGACTTTGCAATGacataaataacttaataataaagtcatgtgGAATGGCGAAgtaagtgttcttgcaggacttcccagagttcatcaagattctttggactcATCTTCattgcctcctccttcatcttaccccagacatgctcaataatgttcatgtctggtgattgggctggccaatcctggagcaccttgaccttctttgctttcaggaactttgatgtggaggttgaagtatgggaaggagcgctatcctgctgaagaatttgccctctcctttggtttgtaatgtaatgggcagcataaatgtcttgatacctcaggctgttgatgttgccatccactctgcagatctttcacaTATCCCAATACTTaatgaaaccccaaaccatgatttttccttcaccaaacttgactgaattctgtaagaatcttgagtccatgcgggttccaataggtcttctgcagtatttgtgatgattgggaagcagttcaacagatgaattcatcagaaaaatctaccttctgccacttttccaaatgatcaacttgaagtcagggtattatttgttgctctaacaacagagattgatgacaagacttttgtcaggtactgtaaACAGCAGTGTTTTCTTACAGCATGCAGAAGGTATCCAATGTTGGCCTGCAACAGCTGAACCACTCTGTGGATGTGCATAACTGACTCCTCATACCAGCGATTCAGGTAGGGCCTGACCTCCGTCTCCAAATTTAACATCTGTAACCACACATTAACaggaataaacagtaaacagacTTCAAAAGAAGCGTGCTACCAAAAATCATGACTGATTACCTAAAAAACTCTCCTCACCTCTACAGTCAAACAACTGCGCAAACCCTGAACATACTTGTCCAGCTCGATTCTGAAGGTGTGCAGGGTTAAGGATAATAACACATGTTATTAAGAGAGCAAAGCTTTTAAATGCAGCAGAAAACCTTGATGTGGCTTCGTTCTTTAATCCACAGAGCTGAATTTCCAGCAGTCTAATGCTCAGTTCTATGTTATATAAGGATATAGATTCAGGCCCTTCTCTGATCCTCCGAGGAGACACACCACCCAGCCGTTGCCATCAGCCTCAGGCTGTTCTGGAGATTTGTCCTGCTCCAGCAGACAGCAGTAACAGCCCACCGCTTGCTCAGGGATGCTGGAACACAGTTAAATCATTCAATCAGTTACAAAAACACAAATGACATGCAATGCAATCATTACTTTTTCTAAACAatgtcattaatattaatatatatatatatatatatatatatatatatatatatatatatatatatatatatatatatatatatatatatatatatatatatatatatatatatatatatatatatatatatatatatatatgatgatatTGCAGTAAAACACAATAACAAACAATGAGTAAtggaaatatattcatattttgttAGTTGACTAGTGTTACATTATTTTAACTGCCTAAATATGATTCAATTTTACTTtggtattatttataaataattagaaTGTGTGTCAATATAGTACTTGATGTTATTAatgatatagttcacccaaaaatgaaaaatttggcATTATTTATCCACCATtcaacttgttcaaaacctaagaaactcttctttcttctgttgaacacaaaagtagatactttgaaaaatgttgcttgCTGGCActtactgacttccatagtatttttttcctactatgaagtcAATGAGTCCCAaccaccaacattcttcaaattatcttctgttcaacagaaatatgaaactcataaaggtttaaaaccacttatgGGAGAATAAATGCTAATAGTAATTTTTGTTTTTGGCTGAATTGTcgctattaattaaaaaaaattttttttgcttctgccatttttataattttaactgtttattagtatattttatatatgtttatatatgtatttatttatttcagctttttataGTTAGTTGCTTAAGCCTCATTCCTATTTTGTAtatagttttaaattatttaaaatttatttcgatctaaatttgtaaatttttaaTACTTCATTTATGATTACACATTTTTCACCAGAGTAAATATTTAAACCACCAATTTTTGATCATCAAAATTGGGTGAAATGTGTGAAAATGATTGACAATGACATTAACAACACTGATATATAACACACCTTAGCTCCACAGTGGCAATGTTACCCATACCCCCCAGCAGAGCACCCTTGCTCAGCCTGCGGGAGATGTAGCTTCGCAGTTCAGGCTCTGCCTCTGATGGCAAACTGGCATCCAGCAGCGTGAGACTTTTAGAgtggaaaatatatattactttcaAACCATCACACCAACAAGGAAAGGACTAAAAGAACAAGCAGACAGAAAATCAGTTAATGAAGCAATGCTGTTAACAGAATCAGCAGCAGCCCCTAGCAGTGACACATACTGACAGAAAGAGAGGATGGATGTTAGACAGGTTATTTCGGATGGTTTTTGATGACGTGTGCAAGCCAACACGATGAAAAGCCAGACGCAGAATCCTGAGAGAGGTTTCTGATCGATGCCATGATTTCTTTTTTCATAACAACACTGAAAGTCACGGGACTGTAATGACTGATGACGGATGGACCCTCTTTACCTAAAGTCTTCCTGACTTGTGGTTGAGTCCGATCTCCTCTGGCTCCATGCCACACTCTCTCCAGAAGCCTCAGATCTGGGTAGTTGATAATGTGTTATACgtgtatataatatgtatgtgtatatatatgtatatatgttatgaTCTCCCGGTGTCCTCATTGGCCTACATGGTCatcgtttcttttcttttttcttatatCCATAACAATAGTGTCCATATacagcaggggtgaccaaccctgctcCTCGAAATCAactttcctgcagatttcagttgcaacccatatcaattACAACTGCCTGTAATTattaagtgctgttcaggtcctaataaattggtttaggtgtgtttgatcagggttggagctaaaatctgcaggaaggttgatctccaggaacagggtttaACACCCCTTATATAGAGATAATAtagatagtaataataataatattaataaagagtTTACCtccagtttctctggatttatttattatttacatttttaacatgtaaactacagatgactttttaaatttaaaataacaatgtaatttaaaGCATTTTACCCCAAAATAACAAAATGGTGCAATTTCCAGATTTTATATCTAATTTTagccaatgttttaacttcagagtAGTTAAGAGAGCAAGATTTGAGAAATAACCTTGATTTTCAATTACAACACAAAAGactacatttgttattctgagCAAGAAGTTTCTctaaataacattgtttttaatttgcGATTTAGAAGAAATGATCCCCatctaataaatccagagaaactaaaATTGTTCAGTTGGTCTCTGAATTATTTCTATAGCTGTGTGGTCAATTCATACAATGATTTCTTATGGCTAACCCATTAATGTAAACTATGCAAATTAAAGATATTTGAGGTCATGAAAGAGCAAGTTTAATTCATATTAGCAATTCAAATATAGAAAAAAGCATTCGATTAACAAGACATAACCAGGGTGCGAATTGTCCATTGATCAGGAGGGTGGAGGGGTCAAATTTTCCAGTAATGTTAGTTTTTGTAATACATGATTCTGTaaatcaaatgtatgtatttgtttgaaTTAcacctaatttattaataaaatgtatttaagttttcagtgttttgtgggatgttttgtgtattctgacctacagtatccgATTAGCTACTTCTGAGGTTACTGTATGTCAAAccatgcatctaatttgactttatttttaggctatatgtagaaacaaacaactATTTTACGAGAAAACCGTCTTGTGAATAGTTAAGTTCACATCAGTGCTCTAGGTCTAGGTTTTTTTCTGGCAGACTGATTATCGTTATGATGCattcacagtggtatgaaccattataggggtggtcaaagttatatttatattattaatttttatttaaatattaatttaacattattttacatgtattaacattattatataaaatacaaagcAGAGCAAATTATTTCTCTTTCCCCTCATAACAtagttttgatgtccttcagggggggatcaagcattaaccCCCCCTTGTAATTCGCAACCTGGACATAACAGTCCTAGCATAAATCTCATAATGCTCCATATAAGCGCAAAAGAGACAAGAATTACAAAAACTAGCATTTTGGAAACTTGCAGTGCACCCTTCTTAGCACAGCGTTAGCTTATTATCCCATGCCAATTTACAAGGGTAAACCACTATACCTTGTGCTCTGGTAGTAGTATATAGCATAATAGCTGTTAATCTGTTGTATTTTCTGGCTGTATCCGGCGATCTCTTCGCTGTCGAAGTCTGCATCTCTTTCATCCACGTCTATGGACTCCTGGAAGGAGGAGGTCTGGGATGTAAACATGTCTCTGGAAAGCCAAAGGGACACGAACTACACTGATATCCGCTGTGAGTGATGTGCTATTGCGATAGCTAATAAATTAGAGCTTTCCTAAAGATTTCAACACACTAAAGTAGTGTAAGTAGTGTTAATATTTCATTTGTAATGCATTTAAATGCCACGTAACATTTGACTTATGCCATGATAGTGACAGCAATAAACGTCAGATGCGCATGCGTTGGAGTGGTGGTTTGTTCGAATCGTGTGTATGAATTGGAATGAAGTGAACGAATCGTTCATGTTCATCCTACCTAATTATAGCTCAATCCATAAGATTGGATCTATTTAAATACATTGAAATTAGTTTAACTGCAAAAATATGAATGACTATACAGTAGTAAAGCCATGAATTTGTTTGTCGTTTTGTTtggctgttattattattgccattttaTTGTTATCCCAAGCTGTAAaccaaaccaaataaataaacaaataaacaattaaacaaacaaacaaacaaacaaaaataaataaataaataaataaatgtcatatttGTGAGGAAAACTTTTAGAAAATTTaaacgttaataataataataaaataataataataatttaacaaaattaattttatataattttactttagtctgtttatttttttaaacttagtTAAATTgtagataaaacatttttaacttcCATTTCCATAATATTAACTATTTAATCTTGTAGGTTTCTGATTGCTGAATTCGTAAATATTATGTCGGTATAAAACGCATTCGTAATTTTCCAAATTCACGATAAACTCAACCAGTTCAAGACATTTTACTGCAAAATAACTCGTTTTATTATTTTTCGGAAATTGATTCAAAAGATTCGAGTCACTTTTATGAATCAAAAGCGTCACCACAAGTACGCACGCGCTCCACAGCTTTGTGCATAAGCGCGCCAAATCAACACGAGAGCACTTACATTGCACTGCGTCTTCATACCGAAAACACACTGTAGTGCTCTTTTATAATAGACCTGTTTTGTAAACATGCCGTCAAATGTGGAGATTAAAGCCGTTTTGCGTGACATGCGTTACCTCACGCAGCGTGCAAAGGAGCTGAGCGGTTCGGACGGGACGGTGATCCGTCAGCAGGACACGTTTTTCAGAGTCCCCGCGGGACGCCTGAAGCTCAGAGACTTGCAGGACGGGACAGGACAGCTAATCTTCTATGAGAGGCCAGACACAGAAGGACCCAAGCTGTCAAACTACTCCATAACTCCCACAAACGACTCACAGGGGCTGGTCAAAGTTCTGACGGACGCGCTAGGGCAGGTCGGCCAGGTGAAGAAGGAGAGGAGGCTGTATATGGTGGGACAGACCAGGGTGCATGTGGACTCTGTGGAGGGTCTGGGGGACTTCATGGAGCTGGAGGTGGTGATGAAAGAAGACCAAAGCAGAGAAGAAGGAGTGAGCATCGCCAATCAGCTGATGCTGGACCTGG from Danio aesculapii chromosome 3, fDanAes4.1, whole genome shotgun sequence harbors:
- the c3h17orf75 gene encoding protein Njmu-R1, with amino-acid sequence MFTSQTSSFQESIDVDERDADFDSEEIAGYSQKIQQINSYYAIYYYQSTRSEASGESVAWSQRRSDSTTSQEDFSLTLLDASLPSEAEPELRSYISRRLSKGALLGGMGNIATVELSIPEQAVGCYCCLLEQDKSPEQPEADGNGWVVCLLGGSEKGLNLFRIELDKYVQGLRSCLTVEMLNLETEVRPYLNRWYEESVMHIHRVVQLLQANIGYLLHAALSHKLVEVIGADERTKADTARFIKAASLQGLVQEDTTTASLCKAISEDSHTNLIINCSTSPPTLINEVSNKFCDDWIQAFLNAAERFNPFLLRQILENFKLKAIQDMNNLKRFIRQAEMSHYALFRCCLFLQSCGNGDVLLQNARAEHSNLPEACGIITVLEEFLSEQTQA